From Nilaparvata lugens isolate BPH chromosome 7, ASM1435652v1, whole genome shotgun sequence, one genomic window encodes:
- the LOC120352262 gene encoding uncharacterized protein LOC120352262 — translation MRIVASTKGASGHYNSLADITRPACKWLEWIKPFVNDLSEHAGYNPKDICSYIMPGPYQRTPTVTEYCRINGNSRSCLNCNFTMRQLPNQDWLFNVTLRNYMYLKDTTNLRLIASMKGANGQYNSLAEITRPTCQLLEWIKPLINDLATHAGYNPKDICLAAVPGLYKITNFHAKSNEYFKIPEIPIAPYGSYRLELQLAEKDNPNCHCMRFFMNIIPDAETALRKQRKNSTELK, via the exons ATGCGGATAGTAGCCTCCACCAAGGGAGCGAGCGGTCATTACAACAGTTTGGCAGACATCACAAGACCAGCATGTAAATGGCTAGAATGGATCAAGCCATTTGTCAATGACCTTTCTGAACACGCTGGATACAACCCAAAGGACATCTGTTCTTATATAATGCCG GGACCATATCAACGTACACCGACGGTTACAGAGTACTGTAGAATAAATGGGAACTCTCGTAGTTGTCTCAACTGTAATTTCACTATGCGCCAGCTACCAAATCAAGATTGGCTCTTCAACGTTACATTGCGCAACTACATGTATTTGAAAGATACAACTAAT TTGCGTCTGATAGCATCCATGAAAGGAGCGAATGGCCAGTACAACAGTTTAGCAGAAATCACGAGACCAACATGTCAATTACTGGAATGGATCAAGCCATTAATCAATGACCTGGCCACTCACGCTGGCTACAACCCAAAGGACATCTGCCTTGCTGCAGTTCCG GGCTTGTATAAGATCACCAATTTTCACGCGAAATCAAACGAATACTTCAAAATACCAGAAATTCCTATAGCTCCTTATGGCTCGTACAGATTGGAGCTCCAGTTGGCAGAAAAAGATAATCCAAACTGCCATTGTATGCgattcttcatgaatataaTTCCAGATGCTGAAACTGCTCTGAGAAAACAAAGGAAGAATAGCACGGAGCTAAaatga
- the LOC120352263 gene encoding uncharacterized protein LOC120352263: MKTYITYISYFAFLLYVGAELIFDDYAGPYEQRPLGSELCRITGNKCGDVTFTRRKLPGKDKDWQFNVSVRNYIYMKDTTTVRIVASTKGASGHYNSLGDITRPACKWLEWIKTFVNDLAEYTGYNPENACLAAIPGLYEVVNFHVKAQSHFRIARIPIAPYGIYKFEFRMSEKNNPNCYCMRVFMEVFPDAKTILRKQRMNRTKFQIH, translated from the exons ATGAAAACATATATTACCTATATAAGTTATTTCGCTTTTCTGCTTTATGTTGGAGCAGAACTAATCTTTGATGACTATGCG GGACCATACGAGCAGAGGCCTCTGGGATCGGAGCTGTGTCGAATAACAGGGAATAAATGCGGAGATGTGACTTTTACTAGACGCAAGCTGCCGGGGAAAGACAAAGATTGGCAGTTCAACGTCTCCGTGAGGAACTACATTTATATGAAAGATACAACCACT GTACGGATAGTAGCATCAACCAAAGGAGCAAGTGGCCATTACAACAGTTTAGGAGACATCACTCGACCAGCGTGTAAGTGGCTTGAATGGATCAAGACTTTTGTCAATGACCTGGCAGAGTATACAGGCTACAACCCAGAAAATGCTTGTCTAGCAGCGATTCCG GGATTGTATGAGGTGGTTAACTTCCATGTAAAAGCGCAATCTCATTTCAGAATAGCCCGGATACCAATAGCTCCATATGGTATTTATAAATTTGAGTTTCGTATGTCAGAGAAAAATAATCCAAACTGTTATTGTATGCGAGTCTTCATGGAGGTATTTCCTGATGCCAAAACTATTCTTAGGAAGCAGAGAATGAATCGCACGAAATTTCAGATACACTGA
- the LOC120352264 gene encoding uncharacterized protein LOC120352264 — translation MRIVASTKGASGHYNSLADITRPACQWLEWIKPFINDLAIHAGYNPKDICRAAIPGWYQITNFKFKENEHFKMPQIPIAPYGLYKIEFHLSEKDNRNCCCVRVYMEITPDAQTILNKQKHNRTAIFKL, via the exons ATGCGGATAGTAGCATCAACAAAAGGAGCAAGTGGCCATTACAACAGCTTAGCAGACATTACAAGACCAGCTTGTCAATGGCTGGAATGGATCAAGCCATTCATCAATGACCTTGCTATACACGCCGGCTACAACCCAAAAGACATTTGCCGAGCTGCAATTCCG GGATGGTATCAGATCACAAACTTCAAATTTAAGGAGAATGAACACTTCAAGATGCCACAGATTCCAATAGCGCCCTACGGTCTGTACAAGATTGAATTTCATCTGTCAGAAAAAGATAACCGAAACTGCTGTTGTGTGCGAGTTTACATGGAGATAACTCCCGATGCCCAGACTATTCTCAACAAGCAGAAGCACAATCGCACTGCTATTTTTAAACTCTGA